Proteins encoded together in one Flavobacterium keumense window:
- the wecB gene encoding non-hydrolyzing UDP-N-acetylglucosamine 2-epimerase → MKEKLKVMTVVGTRPEIIRLSRVMAALDQSEAIEHIIVHTGQNYDYELNQIFFDDLGIRKPDFFLDAAGATATETVGQILIKIDPLLASEQPDAFLVLGDTNSCLCAIPAKKRHIPIFHMEAGNRCFDQRVPEETNRKIVDHVSDINLTYSSIAREYLLREGLPADRIIKTGSPMYEVLHHYLPEINKSDIISRLNLEENKFFVISAHREENINSEKNFKGLMDSLNLIAEKYGYPIIVSTHPRTKKMMDAKQFEMRPEIQFLKPMGFNDYNALQMKSFAVLSDSGTISEESSTLNFPALNIREAHERPEAMEEASVMMVGLNPERIMQGLVQLQSQKRGVERNFRPVADYSMPNVSEKMVRIILSYTDYIKRTVWSE, encoded by the coding sequence ATGAAAGAAAAATTAAAAGTAATGACAGTGGTTGGGACTCGTCCCGAGATAATTCGCTTGTCAAGAGTAATGGCAGCTTTAGATCAGTCGGAGGCTATTGAACATATAATAGTCCATACTGGTCAAAACTACGATTACGAATTGAATCAAATATTTTTTGACGATTTAGGCATTCGTAAACCGGATTTCTTTTTGGATGCAGCAGGTGCTACAGCTACAGAAACGGTGGGGCAAATATTAATTAAAATAGATCCACTTTTAGCTAGTGAGCAGCCTGACGCTTTTTTAGTTTTAGGAGATACCAATAGTTGTTTGTGCGCAATACCAGCTAAAAAACGTCATATTCCTATTTTTCATATGGAAGCAGGAAACCGATGTTTTGACCAGCGAGTTCCAGAAGAAACGAATCGTAAAATCGTAGACCATGTTTCTGATATTAATTTGACATATAGTTCTATAGCCAGAGAATATTTACTTCGTGAAGGTTTACCTGCCGATAGAATCATCAAAACGGGTTCTCCAATGTATGAAGTCCTTCATCATTACTTACCCGAAATTAATAAGTCGGATATTATCTCTAGATTAAATCTAGAAGAAAATAAATTTTTTGTTATCTCAGCACATAGAGAAGAAAATATCAATAGCGAAAAAAACTTTAAAGGGTTAATGGACAGTTTGAATCTGATTGCTGAAAAATATGGTTACCCAATCATTGTGAGTACGCACCCGCGAACTAAAAAAATGATGGATGCGAAACAGTTTGAAATGCGTCCAGAGATTCAGTTTTTAAAACCTATGGGTTTCAATGATTATAATGCATTGCAAATGAAATCTTTTGCAGTTTTATCGGATAGTGGAACCATTTCGGAAGAATCCTCTACGCTTAATTTTCCTGCCTTGAATATTCGTGAAGCGCATGAAAGACCAGAGGCAATGGAAGAAGCATCGGTGATGATGGTGGGATTAAACCCAGAACGAATTATGCAAGGATTGGTTCAATTACAATCTCAAAAAAGAGGTGTTGAACGTAATTTTAGACCGGTAGCCGATTATTCTATGCCGAATGTTTCAGAAAAAATGGTACGAATCATTTTAAGTTATACCGATTATATCAAAAGAACAGTTTGGAGCGAATGA
- a CDS encoding four helix bundle protein gives MKPNNLLERTFNFGVETLKLNRNLPKDSEYTIIRYQLGKSATSVGANYEESQAGSSKADFKNKVRIALKEARESNYWLRVIKALGEIENSKLDNLLQESKEIKNILAAIINNTK, from the coding sequence ATGAAGCCTAATAATTTATTAGAAAGAACTTTTAATTTTGGGGTTGAAACATTAAAATTGAACCGAAATTTACCTAAAGATTCTGAATATACAATAATTAGATATCAACTTGGTAAATCAGCAACATCTGTTGGTGCAAATTATGAAGAATCACAAGCGGGGTCTTCTAAAGCAGATTTTAAAAACAAAGTTAGAATTGCATTAAAAGAAGCACGTGAGTCGAATTATTGGTTACGAGTTATTAAAGCACTCGGAGAAATAGAGAATAGTAAATTGGATAATTTGTTACAAGAAAGTAAAGAAATTAAAAATATACTTGCAGCAATAATAAATAATACTAAATAA
- a CDS encoding NAD-dependent epimerase/dehydratase family protein — protein sequence MKKKSNIIITGVRGFVGSNLFEYLLDNNWEPISLNLRNTNWKSEIDNESTAIIHLAGKAHDLKNSFNPDQYFDVNTKLTQELFDVFLESNCRDFIFFSSVKAVTDKAEDIVKEETVTNPQTAYGQSKLQAEQYILSKTLPQGKRVFIIRPAMIHGPGNKGNLNLLYQLVSRGIPWPLGSFHNQRSFCSIDNVCFVIQQILERDDIPSGVYNLADDEALSTNELIELIVSTTNKKTKILNIPKNIINTIAELGNVLYLPLNTERLDKLTESFVVSNAKIKAALGIEKLPVSAKEGLVKTIKSFI from the coding sequence ATGAAAAAAAAATCTAATATAATCATCACAGGAGTTAGAGGTTTTGTAGGATCTAATCTATTTGAATATTTACTAGACAATAATTGGGAGCCTATATCTCTCAATCTTAGAAATACCAACTGGAAATCGGAGATTGATAATGAATCTACTGCAATTATTCATCTTGCCGGCAAAGCACACGATCTAAAAAATAGTTTTAATCCTGATCAATATTTTGATGTAAACACTAAGTTAACTCAAGAATTATTTGATGTATTTTTGGAAAGCAATTGCCGCGATTTTATATTTTTTAGTAGTGTAAAGGCAGTTACTGATAAAGCAGAAGATATTGTAAAAGAAGAAACAGTAACTAATCCTCAAACTGCTTACGGTCAATCAAAACTCCAGGCAGAGCAGTATATTTTAAGTAAAACACTGCCACAAGGAAAGCGAGTATTCATAATTCGTCCTGCTATGATTCATGGCCCCGGTAATAAAGGCAACTTGAATTTGTTGTATCAATTAGTCTCAAGAGGAATACCTTGGCCTTTAGGCTCTTTTCATAATCAGCGTTCTTTTTGTAGTATTGATAATGTTTGCTTTGTAATCCAACAAATTTTAGAACGGGATGATATTCCTTCTGGAGTCTATAATTTAGCAGATGACGAAGCATTATCAACCAATGAATTGATTGAACTCATTGTATCAACTACAAATAAAAAAACAAAAATTCTTAATATCCCTAAAAATATAATTAATACAATTGCTGAATTAGGAAATGTATTGTATTTGCCTTTAAATACAGAACGGTTGGATAAATTGACTGAAAGTTTTGTAGTTTCTAATGCTAAAATTAAAGCTGCTTTGGGAATTGAAAAATTACCTGTTTCTGCAAAAGAAGGTTTAGTAAAAACAATAAAATCGTTTATTTAA
- a CDS encoding glycosyltransferase family 4 protein — protein MINRKILIHSIVFSPDGVSTAYLYNDIALGFKKNGYEVVVLTTTPHYNIVKEDSAKQPLCPKLMGLFYESSFNEIRVIHVPLKKYKSTTLRILSFIYWHLFSFFIGLSINKIDFILSPSPPLSIGFVSILIAKIKKAKIVYNVQEIYPDLLINQGGLKSKLIINILKWLEKFVYNNSNAIITIDQLFYNQIKDRLKNLQKLNIIPNFVDTELYKPETKVTLPPVFTDDKSKLKLLYAGNIGFFQDWEPVFYAAKKLLNTNIEFWIIGEGVRKEYLMNRVNEEKLSNIKILPYQNRSLMPAINSFADIHFISISKEMEQEGFPSKVYTIMACAKPMIILTGENTPLFNFLSGKNCSILISDNRNDSFVESIISLASDKNKQFELGQNGYNEIQNFYTKEKVIEQYLDLFEKI, from the coding sequence ATGATAAATAGAAAAATACTAATACACTCTATTGTTTTTAGTCCCGATGGTGTCTCAACGGCTTATCTATATAATGATATAGCGCTTGGATTTAAGAAAAATGGATATGAAGTAGTCGTATTAACCACTACGCCGCATTATAATATAGTAAAAGAAGACTCTGCAAAGCAACCATTATGTCCCAAATTAATGGGGCTTTTTTATGAGAGTAGTTTTAATGAGATTAGAGTTATTCACGTTCCCTTAAAAAAATATAAGAGTACAACACTTAGAATACTATCGTTTATATATTGGCATTTGTTTTCATTCTTTATAGGATTGTCTATCAATAAAATCGACTTTATTCTAAGTCCATCTCCACCATTAAGTATAGGGTTTGTATCTATTTTAATTGCAAAAATTAAGAAAGCTAAAATTGTATACAATGTACAAGAAATTTATCCAGACTTATTAATTAATCAAGGTGGATTAAAATCAAAACTAATTATAAATATATTAAAATGGCTTGAGAAATTTGTTTATAATAATTCGAATGCTATAATAACAATAGACCAGCTGTTCTATAATCAAATAAAAGATCGATTAAAAAATTTACAAAAATTGAATATTATTCCAAATTTTGTAGACACTGAATTATATAAACCAGAAACTAAAGTAACTCTACCTCCTGTTTTTACTGATGATAAATCCAAGCTAAAGTTACTATATGCTGGAAATATTGGTTTCTTTCAAGATTGGGAACCTGTTTTTTATGCCGCTAAAAAGTTATTAAATACTAATATTGAATTTTGGATAATAGGAGAAGGAGTTAGAAAAGAGTATTTAATGAATAGGGTTAATGAAGAAAAATTAAGTAATATTAAAATACTTCCATACCAAAATAGAAGTTTAATGCCGGCTATTAATTCTTTTGCGGATATTCATTTTATTTCCATTAGTAAAGAAATGGAACAAGAAGGATTTCCATCAAAAGTGTATACAATTATGGCTTGTGCAAAACCAATGATTATTTTAACTGGTGAAAACACCCCTCTCTTTAACTTTCTTTCAGGTAAAAATTGTTCAATCCTTATTTCCGATAATCGTAATGACAGTTTTGTTGAATCTATTATTTCATTAGCTAGTGACAAGAATAAACAATTTGAATTAGGACAGAATGGATATAATGAAATTCAAAATTTTTATACTAAAGAGAAAGTAATTGAACAGTATCTAGATTTATTTGAAAAGATTTGA
- a CDS encoding phosphoheptose isomerase, with translation MIFETIQNQLETNRFTIVSKDHNRPWGGFFVIAEEQAQAFANAYFDGLDVSTLKRGGALSPKILVVAPKQRLSWQYHHRRAEIWRVIQRQAGIKRSPNDIEGELEILSVGDTITLQQGERHRLIGLDDYAVIAEIWQHTDANHPSDEEDIVRVQDDFGR, from the coding sequence ATGATTTTCGAAACTATACAAAACCAATTGGAAACGAATCGTTTTACCATCGTTTCAAAAGATCACAACCGCCCTTGGGGTGGTTTTTTCGTTATTGCTGAGGAGCAAGCACAGGCTTTTGCCAATGCCTACTTTGATGGCTTGGATGTGTCTACTTTAAAAAGAGGCGGTGCATTAAGCCCTAAAATTCTAGTTGTAGCGCCAAAGCAACGGTTGTCTTGGCAGTACCACCACCGTAGAGCTGAGATATGGCGAGTGATTCAAAGGCAAGCTGGAATTAAGAGAAGCCCTAACGATATCGAAGGGGAATTAGAAATTCTAAGCGTAGGCGATACCATTACCTTGCAACAAGGGGAGCGTCACCGTTTAATAGGTTTAGACGATTATGCCGTCATTGCTGAGATTTGGCAACATACGGATGCGAATCATCCTTCGGATGAAGAGGATATAGTGCGGGTGCAGGATGATTTTGGAAGATGA